The Acidobacteriota bacterium genomic interval ACATATGGCGTCGGTTCCGATCAGTCCGGTGGGGCCGTGCTGTTCGGTCGCGCCGATTGGGATGATGACGCCCTGCGAATTCTTCAGGTACTCCTCGACTTCGGGCCAGGTCATGAGCTGGAGTCGCATTGTGTCCCTCCGGCGAGAGTCTAACCTCTATCCGGCAGAATTTCAGAGCTCGCCGAGACCTTCCATCACGATCTCTTCGAGTGCGTTCACGTCACGACGCTTGGCCGCGAGTTCATTCTCCAAATCAACGATCTGCCTTTCGACAAGCCAGATGCGTTCTTCGATCATGTCGATCTGAGCCTCGAACATGGTCTGCATCGAAGAGAGGTGCTCTCGCTCGGCGTCGGGGGTCGATTCACGGTTGGCGATGGCTTCGACACTTTCCTTTTCTGCCTCGAGCTGAGCGAGCTCTTCTTTGGCTGCCGCGACTCTGTCTCCGAGAGTCCTGATCCGCGCCTCGATCTCTCCGATCGCGTCGGATCGCAGCTGGAGCGCAAGGACGGCAACCTGAAGGCGTTGGAGCTGTTGCTCCTGCTCCCGCTGAGAGACGAGCTTTCTGAGAAGAATGACGACTTCTCCAGAGCGAAGCCCGAGAGCGTGGAGCTCCTGTTCGACGGTTCCCGGATCTGTCTGTCGCGCCACCCCGGGGGATGACAGACCCAGCAACAACGAAAAGGCGATCAGCAGGACCTTGCGAGACGTGCTCATGGGAATCCTCCGTTTGACCATACTGTAGGACATTGAGGAAAATTCGGGATCAGCGGTGCCGGATTTCCATGAAGTATGCGGAGGGTCGGGAGCGGGCATCAGTTTCTGCGTGCCAATCCGCAAGATGTAGAGTAGTTCAATGGCCACCTGGGCGATTGGCGATGTTCACGGATGCTGGCTGACCCTGCAGAAGCTGCTCGAAAGCATTCAATGGAAGCCGAATGTCGATTCTCTGTGGTTGGTCGGCGACCTTGTCAATCGCGGACCGTCCTCCCTCGAGGTGCTTCGTTGGGCGCGCGAAAACAGCGAGCGGTTGGTGGTCGTGCTCGGAAATCACGATCTTCATCTGCTCGCCCGGTCGCTTGGAGCAGCGAAGAAGAGAGAAGAAGACACGCTTGACGAAATCCTCGAGGCGTCCGATCGAGATCAACTTCTGAATTGGCTGAGGACACGGCCCTTGCTTCACCGCTTCGGACCGTATGTGATGGTGCATGCCGGTCTCGCTCCGGACTGGAATATCTCGCTCGCAACCGGCCTCGCGGAGAAGCTCTCGAAGAAAATTTCTGGCCCGCAGGGCGACGAAATGATCAAAATTCTCTATGCAAAACGAAAGACCGCCTGGGACGTCGACTTGCGTGGCGATGACCAGTTGGCTGCAGCAGCTGCGCATTTCACCCGGATGAGGATGGTGGATGCTGACGGCCGAGCCCGGCTCGACTATGCCGGTCCGCCGGGAGTTGCGCCCGAAGGTTGGCGACCCTGGTTTGCGAGGTCAGCGGCTCGCAGCCAGGGATACCGACTGCTTTTCGGACACTGGGCACAGTTCGGTTTCTACCGTGCCCGCGACGCGGTCTGTCTGGACTCCGGATGTGTGTACGGTGGGAGGTTGACGGCCCTCTGCCTCAACGACGGATCTGTTGTTCAGGAAGATTCCATCGACACTGCCGTCAAACCCGGCCCGGAGGTGACGGATTGAAGACATTGCTGGTGATGCGACATGCCAAGTCCGACTGGGGCGCCACCTTCAGCAGCGATCGCGAGCGGCCGCTTTCCCGAAGAGGAATCAATGCCGCACGTCGCGTTGGGCGTTTTCTGTCCGACGCCGGGACAACGCCCGACTTGGTCTTGAGCTCGACGGCAGTTCGAGCTTTGACCACTGCGGAGCTCGCGGCGGATGCGGGCGACTGGGATTGCGAGATCCTCACCAGCGAAAATCTGTACGCATCCGATCCTGAGACCGTGCTCGGAGAGGTCCACGGCGTCGACAACGGTGTCGAGCGCCTTCTGATCGCGGGCCACGAGCCGACGTGGTCGACCCTCGTCACATGGCTGATCGGTGGTGGCAGGGTGCGGATGCCGACGGCCGCTGTCGCGTGCCTCGATTTGCCGCATGGGGAATGGACCGATCTCGCTCCCGCGACGTGTGTGCTGCGGTGGTTCGTCATCCCGAGAGCATTGAATTAGAAGTGTGAATCCGCCGTTCCCGGCTTCTCTCCGTGTCTTGACTCATCTGTCGCCCTGCCTGTCAGATAGGGGGTAGAATGGCCACATCGCGATGGTGAACGCAAAGAAAAACAGCACACCGAATTCCACGACTGGCGGCGCGGCATTTCCGTTGCAGGTGGCGTGCATCGACATGGGATCGAACGCCATCCGCTTCCTCGCCGTCGAGTTCAGTGACGAAAACGAATACACGACCCTTGCCGCCGAACGACGTCCTGTGCGCCTGGGCCACAGCGTGTTCCTATCAGGCGTTCTTGATTCCAAGGCGATGGACGATGCGGTCGAAACGGTGGCCGATTTCGAGCGCCAGATGAGGGATCTCGGCACCGCAGAATACCGGGCGGTGGCAACCAGCGCCGTTCGCGAGGCCAAGAACCGGGACGCATTCATCAGGCGCGTGAAGAAGGAAGCCGGTATCCGGCTCGAAGCCATCAGCGGGTCGGAAGAGGCCCGGCTCGTGCATCTGGCGGTCTCGAAAAGAATCCCGCTCGGCAGCCGCAAGTGGCTTCTAGTCGACCTCGGTGGCGGCAGCGTGGAGGTATCGCTGGTCGATGAGCACGGTGCCTATTGGAGCGAATCCCACACCATGGGCTCGGTTCGTCTGCTCGAGGAGTTGACCGAGGCCGGGACAGATCCCGGACGATTCCGCCGGCTGCTCGCGGAGTACGTATCGGTGCTCAGAGTGCCGGCCCTTCCAGACGACCAGCAGGTGTCCGGGTACATCGCAACCGGCGGAAACATCGAGACGCTCGCCAAGCTCGGGGGCTTGCCCGACGAAGAGGGGGTCATTCGCCTGCCGGTCGAAACCCTGAAAACATTGATCGAACAGTTGGCTCGACTGTCCTATCACCAGCGGGTCGAAGAGCTCGGCCTCCGGGATGATCGCGCGGATGTGATCTTGCCGGCCGCAATGGTCTACGAGAGGCTCGCTGAGCTGTGCCGGGCGAGCGAAATTATCGTTCCGAACGTCGGCATCAAGGAGGGAGTCGTCTACGATCTCGCGAGCCAGCTGACGCAGAAGAGAGATCATGAAGACCGCCAGGAGCGGGAGATCCTGAGCAGCGCCGCTGCCTTGGGCCGCAAGTATCTCTTTGACGAGACCCATGCACGGCACGTGACCTCATTGGCGGCTTCCCTCTTCGATCAGCTCAAACCGCTACATGCCCTCGACGATGCAGATCGCAAGATCCTGTTGGCGGCTGCCATGCTGAGCAACATCGGCCAGTTCGTCGGCTACAAAGGCCACCACAAGCATTCGCTCTATCTCATCTCCAACTCCGAGTTGCCGAACTTCAGCCAAAACGAGATGTCGATGGTTGCAAACGTTGCGCGTTACCATCGCAAGGCTCACCCGAGACCCCACCATCATGATTTCGTGTCGCTCTCCGAGGAGGATCAGGACCGGGTCACGAAGCTGGCCTCGATCTTGCGGATTGCCGACTCGCTCGACCGTGAGCACACACAGCGGGTCAAGGGTGTGACGGTCAAAATGACTGACGATGACGTTGCTCTGTGGCTCGACGGAACAGCAGGTGTCCTGCTCGAAGGCTGGTCCCTCAAAAAAAAGGCCAACCTTTTCAGCGAGGTATTCGACCGCAGCGTAGGCCTCAGGTTCTTGGGTGAGGAGCAGCCGATCGAGGCGGAAGAGGTGGTATGACGGAGCGGCATCGCTGTGGATGGTGCGGGGATGACGCGCTCTACGTTGCCTACCACGACGACGAATGGGGGGTGCCGATTTACGACGATCGGAAGCTCTTCGAATTCCTGATACTGGAGGGAGCGCAGGCGGGTCTGAGCTGGTCGACGATTCTCAGGAAGCGGGAAGGTTACCGCCGTGCATTCGCCGACTTCGATTCGTCAAAGGTCGCTCGCTATGGAGAGAAGGAGATTGCGGGCCTCCTGAACGATCCCGAGATCGTCCGCAACCGACTGAAGGTCAGATCGGCGGTGACGAACGCACAGGCGTTCCTCGATGTTCAGCACGAGTGGGGGAGCTTTTCGAAATACATCTGGTCTTTCGTCGATGGTCGGGCGATTCAGAATGCCTGGCGTTCAATGTCAGAGATCCCTGCCACGACGCCGCTCGCAGAGAAGATTTCGAAGGACCTCAAGGCGCGGCGCTTCCGATTTGTCGGGCCGACGATTGTGTATGCACACATGCAGGCGACCGGCATGGTCAATGATCACCTGGTCGATTGTTTCCGCTATCCGGAGGTCATGGCGCTCGGCAAGAGCCCCTGACGCCCTCAGATATTCCACACATCCTCTCCGAGAAGCAGAGGCGAAAAGGGGAAAAGGAGAGGCACCCGATCTCAGTCCACTCTGCCCCTTTTCCAGTCTCAGGAGGCGGAGTGCGATGAATCTACGGATCTACAGGGTGGTCGGGTGGGAGATGACCGAGCATGATCATCTTGCGGGTGAAAGCGCGCTCCCGCTGTGCGGCGAGGTCCTTCCACTTCAAGCGCAACGCCTCGACCTCGGATTCCAATCGAGAGCGTTCGTCCGGCCCAGCCGTGGCCATCTTTTCCCTGATCTGGGCGGACTGCTCTCGCAACGAGCGCATGCCGGCCAACAACGCCGCTTCTTCATTCGAGATGTAGATCTTGGGCGAGCAAGAAGGCGCCTCGTCTGCGACGTCACTCTGCACGACCGGTAGAACACGATCATCATCACACATGGTGTCATTCTACCGTGTTAGCCTTCGAAGATGGGAGCTACGATCAACCCGGTTTCGGTACCCGGGGTTCGGTATTCAGAGCACAGATTACAGGTCGAGAGCGGCGTCAGGCTCTTGCTGTACGAGTGGCAGCCGAAGGTCGACACCCGTGCGGAGCCAGTTTTCTTCGTCGCCGGTTGGATCTCCCTCGTCACCGGCTGGGTCCCGCTTCTGAACGACCTCGTGCGGTCGCGGCCGGTCTACTATCTCGAAACACGGGAAAAAGAATCGGCAGAGATCTCGCCGCAACTGATGCAGGCGGAGAGCTTCTCGATACCTCGACTCGCCGACGACCTGATCGAAGTATCGGCGCAACTCGGGCTCGACAACAATCGCACTGTGCTGTTCGGCAGCTCGATGGGGTCGAACGCGATTCTCGAGGCTCTCAAAGGAGAGCGGTTGGTCGCGAAGGCGGCCTTCCTGATCGGACCCAACGTGGAGTTTCATTTCCCCTGGTGGGGCCGCCCCCTGGTACATCTGCCGCCGTGGGTTTACAACGCGGCAAAACCATTTGTCCTGTGGTACTTGCGCACCTTCCGCGTCAACACGCAAGAAGACCCAGAACAGATGGCCCGCTACGTTCGGACCATCCGGGCGGCTGACCCCCGGCGTATCATGGCGTCGGCCCAGGCGGTCATCAATTACGACGCGATGCCGGGGCTCGAAACCATCGTAGCGCCGGTTGCGGTCGCCTATGCGCCGTCCGACACTCTCCACGGCGAAGAGGAGGTCCAACGCATTGTCGACGCGATGCCGAACGGCGTCGCGGTTCGCTGCCCATCCAATACCTATATGCACACCGCCGAGGTCGTGGCCGACCTCGAACGATTTCTTTCCGGGCTCGATTCGGATACGGAGTCACCATGACGCGTAAGGGGTTCCCACGTTGGTTGAAGATTCTGAGCCTCGTCACCGCCATCCTTCTGGTCGCGATTCTCGCCCTGCTGATCGGAACCGGATGGTACGTCAAGCACCAGATGCTGGATTCTGGCGGGAAGCTCTTACCGTCGATGGCGGCCTACGACGTCAGGCACTACGATCTTGCTGTTCGCGTAGAGCCGAACGAGCGGCGGATCAGCGGTGTGAACACCATTTCGGTAGTGGTCCTCGAGCCGATCGGGACGTTCGAGATCAATCTCGACGGGCGCCTGAAAGTGAGCGACGTCAGTTCGGATGGCACGTCGTGCGACTATCACCACGATAACGGCCTGATCTCGGTCGAGTTGCCGCGGCCGTGGGCGGCGGGAGATCGGCGGAGTGTGACCATCCGCTACAGTGGCGAGCCCAAGGTCGCGTTGCGCCCACCGTGGATCGACGGTTTCGTCTGGTCGGAAACTCCGTCCGGAGCGCCCTGGATCGGCGTTACCGGGCAGGGGGACGGCGGTGACAACTGGTGGCCGTGCAAGGACCACCCCTCCGATGAGCCGGACGAGGGTATGGATATCGCGCTCACGGTGCCCGCGGACCTGGTCGGTTTGTCGAATGGGCGGTTGATCGAGAAGGTCCAAAACGACGATGGCACGATCACCACCAAGTGGCGTGTGAGCTATCCGATCAACAACTACCTGGTGACCGTCAACATCGCCCCGTACGTCAGGATTGAGGAGCGGTACCACGGGATCGACGGTACGCTCGACGAACCACTGGTCTTCTGGGCGCTTCCGGAGTACGAGCAGTACGCCCGGAACATGTGGAAGCAGATGCCGAGAATTCTCGAGGTTCTTGGCCGCCGTTTCGGTGAGTACCCGTTTTTCAACGACAAGTTCGCGGTGGCCCACGCACCCTATTACGGCATGGAACACCAGACGTTGGTGGCGTATGGCGCACTTTTCACCGACAACGACTTTGGCTTCGACGATCTTCTGCTGCACGAGGTGGCGCATGAGTGGTGGGGCAACAAGATAACTGTCTCTGACTGGGCCGACTTCTGGATTCAGGAAGGCTTCGCAACATATGCAGAGGCGATCTTCGTGCTCGATACGCTCGGCGAGAAACGGTACCTCGATTACATGGCTCGCATTCGGCAAAGAATAGAAAACGACCAACCCATTGTGCGCGGGAAGGATTTGACATCGTCCGAAGCCTACACGGGCGATATCTACTTCAAGGGCGCGTGGGTTCTGCACACGATGCGCTGGTTGCTTGGGGACGAGGATTTCTTCGAGATCATCTGGCGTTTCGCCAACGACCCCGAATACGCATACGGGCTGGTCACCACCGGGGATCTCGTCGACCTTACCGCCGAAGTCAGCGGGCGCGATATGGACTGGTTCTGGCAGAGATATGTCTATCGGGCCGAGGAACCGCGGTGGTGGCTCCAGCGAAAGCCAGAGGGGGACCGCGAGCGGATCACAATCTCGTGGGACGACTCGAGCTTCGAAATGCCGCTGCCGGTGCGAGTGGCGGACGACATCTTGCGTCTCGAGATGCCGGGCGGCCGCGGATCGTTCCTGGTCGAGAGCGGAAGCCAGGTGGAGGTCGACCCTCTAGGTCAGGTTCTCGCCACAACTCGGGATTGACGCTCGGGCTTGCCGGGTTCACCCAACCCAGGCGCCAACCACGAGACACCAATCTGCGCCAGGACACGGGCGCTCCTTGTCGTTGTCAGGTCGAACATGCGCGGGGAACTGTCCACAGCAGGCAACTGCCCTCGGATCGGTTTCGGCTCGATGGTTCCGTTTGATGAGAGGATCACCTCGATGACCAGAATCGAAAAAGGCTCGTTTCATAGACGGTCGGTAAACGCGTCCGATCACGTTGGCCGCGCGCGGCGAGAGAAGACGACCACGAAGACACACAGCGCGACCAGAGCGATCGTGCCGATGATCTCACCGGGGAGGCCCTCGAACGCCTGATCTGACAACAGGTAGACGGCCTCCTTGGCCGCGGTTGAACCGGTGACCTGCTTGATGATGGCGCTCGCAATCGCGTCGAAGGCGCCCATGATGGCCCCTCCGGCGATCAACCCGGATGCCACCAGAACACCTCGGTCGGTCCGGGCCTTGACGTCCTCATCAGAATCGCCGGGTCGTTTTCGGGCGACCATCCACGACAGGATGCCGCCGAGGAGCACGGGGGTGTTGAGCTCCATCGGGAGATACATGCCGAGTGCGAACGCCAGCGGGGGTATCCCGGCCATACGCAAGATCAACGCGAGCAGCACGCCGAGCGCGAAGAGGTACCACTGGAGGGGAGCCGTCTGGGCGCCGAAGATGCCGACCAGAATCTCCTTCATCGCTGACGCCTGGGGTGCGGGAATCGAAGCGGTGCCGAAGCCCTGACCCGGATCGGCCTGGGCCATCACCCACATCATGATGCCGCAGAAAATGGCAGCCACCGCCGTGCCGACGAACTTCAACGCGAGCTGGCGCGCCGGGGTGGCTCCGATCCAATGGCCGACCTTGAGGTCCGAGGCGAGCGCACCAGAGGCTGCCAGGGCAGTGCAAACCACTCCACCGACCATCATTGTCACGAACATGCCGTTGCCTCCGGAGAGGCCCATCTTCAACATCACGAAACCGGTCACAATCAGAGTGAGCATGGTCATCCCTGAAACAGGGTTGGTGCCGACAATCGCGATCGCCCTCGCCGCGACCGGCGCGAAGAGAAATGCGATCAGCATCACCAGTGCGGTCGCGACTGCGGCATACACGAACGAGCCGCCGATACCGATGCCGAACGAAAAGAAGAGGAAAGCGGCCAGGGCGAACACGACCAGCCCGACAATCGTGAAGCTGCCGGGAAGCGAGCGGTCGACTCGTGGCACCTCGGTGATTTCGCGCTGGTCCTGGTGGCTCATGCCGACGATGTTGGCGCCGATCGAGCGAACCATCGAAGGCAGGGACGAGAGGATCCCGAGGATGCCTGCACCGGCGATGCCGCCGACTCCGACGATACGGACGTAGAACCTGAAGACCTCGTCGATGGACATCTCGGATATCGGTATGTTTCCCGGCGGCAGGATTCCGGGCGCGTGAGCCCCTATCGCGTGGACCAGTGGTACGAGGACGAAATAGGACAAGAACGACCCCGCGCAGATAATCGCCGCGTAACGGATGCCTACGATGTAACCAATTCCGATGATGGCTGCATTGTTGAGGATACGCAGCGTCATGAATTGTCGGTCGAGAAATTGACCGAGGCCGACCGCTCGGAAGCTGAGCATCTCCGCCCAGGCATGGAATGTCGTGGCGAGCCCGTCGTAGATCGCCCCGAGAGCGGCGGCCAGCGCGAGGATTTTGGCTTGGCCGCCGGCGCTCTCGCCGGAAATCAGGATCTCGGTGGTGGCAGTCCCTTCCGGCCAGGGAAGCTGGCCGTGGAGCTCCACCATGAAGTGGTAGCGGAGCGGTATCAGGAATAGGATCCCCAGACATCCGCCGAGGAACGAGACGATGATCACCTGAAGCACCGTCGGTTCGGCGACGCCGGAGCCCGGCTCTGCGGCGAGCATGTAGAGGGCCGGGATGGTGAAGACGGCTCCGGCCACGACGTGCGACGAATTGGCGCCGATCGATTGGACGATGACGTTTTCGAGGATCGTGCTGCGCCGTGCGAACAGCGGCGACAGGCCGATGGCGAGAATCGCGATCGGTATCGCCGCCTCAATTCCCTGGCCGACACGAAGTGCGAGGTAGGCCGCCGCCATCGAGAACAGAGCGCAGAAGAACAGGCCCATCAGGACTGATCGACTCGTGACCTCGGGCACCCCGGTCTCGTCGGGGACCAGCGGCACGTAAACCTCTCCGGGTTCGAGCGGTCGGCGAGCGTTCTCGGGCAGGCCCTTGATGGTGGTCGGCTGTTCGTGCTCCATGCGATCTCCTCGCGTCACAAATCTTGGACGCCACAGTCTACACGGGTCGAGACAGGGAGGAGGTTGTCAGTGGTTTCTGAAGGTTTTCTTGTAACGCTTGCGACTTTCATCACTGGTGAAGCACTCGAAGCGTGCACCGAAGTCGACCCGAAGCTGCCGCTGCCGATGGGTCATTGTGGACTTCAACCGGTCGACCGCCGCGAGTGTTTTCTGAGCCGAGACCGAAGGGTGCGCGGATTGGCTCATGGCCTCTTCGATGAGCGCCAACTGAACCCGGGTGTCGTTGAACTCGCCGAGGATGTCCTGAAATTGCTTGAGGTCGTTGATGAAGCCGGCGACGGTGGTGGGTGGATAAAGATCGGAGAAGAACTCGAGCAGGTAACGGAGCTTCTTCCCGTCGATCCGAAGTCGGTGGAGGAGGGCGGCCGGCGAATCAGCTGAGGCGCCCGATCCCCGTTTCCGGATCCTCTTCGCGGCCCTGAGAATGCGGGGCCCAGCGACGTCAGTGACCCGCAAGGATGCGACGTGCGGCTGTTCCTCACCGACTCCGGGGACGGACTGGAGAAACCTGGCCCAATTTTCGAGGAATTCCCGGAAGGTGGCAGATCGAAGCTCGCTCGCCACCAGGAGCTGCTCCGTGCCGCGCCGATTCTCCAGGAACTGCTGAACAGGGGCGAGATCGAGTCGGTCGATTTCGAGCTGCTGCCGATAGCGATCCAGATCGAATGCAGCCACGTCCAGATCCCGGCATGGACCGGTGAGGGCACCGAGGCGTTTGAAATGGGGAGCGAACTCTCCCACCACCGGCTTCGGAATCACGCCCTTGATCTGCGACAGGAAGGTGCGGGTCCGGCGGTTGGCGACACGAAGATCATGTAGGTACTCGATGTCGGCGCCTTCGATCACGCCATCCACATTCGCCCGCAGCGCCTCGAGCAGGGCGGCGAGGATCTTCGACGCCGCCACGTCGGCGCGGTCTTCCGAGGAGAGGGCGTACGTCTTCTTCATCCTGCTGGGATCCGGCCGGGTGTGAGGAAAGTAAACCGGGCGCCGTGTCCGCGAGGTTCACAGGCGCCCGGTTCCGCTTCAGTGTCGTTACTTCTTCTTCGGTGCGGCCTTCTTCTTGGCGGCCGGTTTCTTCGCGGCGGTCTTCTTCTTCGGCGCAGCCTTCTTGGCGGCCGGCTTCTTCGCGGCGGTCTTCTTCTTCGGCGCGGCCTTCTTGGCGGCCGGTTTCTTCGCCGCGGTCTTCTTCTTCGGCGCGGCCTTCTTGGCAGCCGGCTTCTTCGCGGCGGTCTTCTTCTTCGGCGCGGCCTTCTTGGCAGCCGGTTTCTTCGCGGCGGTCTTCTTCTTCGGCGCAGCCTTCTTGGCGGCCGGCTTCTTCGCGGCGGTCTTCTTCTTCGGCGCAGCCTTCTTGGCGGCCGGTTTCTTCGCGGCGGTCTTCTTTTTCGGCGCGGCCTTTTTGGCAGCTGGCTTCTTCGCCGCGGTCTTCTTCTTCGCTACAGCTTTCTTGGCGGCGGGTTTCTTCGCCGCGGTCGTCTTCTTTGCCGCTGGTTTCTTCGCGGCAGGTTTCTTCGGTGCCGCTTTCTTCTTCGCTTGTGCCATCAGTTGAACTCCTTTTTTGGGTTGTTGCCAATCGGAAAATCTTTGTCGACTCCAAAAGAACCATTCCAACTTTATACAATTTTCACAATATTTGAATAAATTTCTTCACGGAAGTGTGAGCTCGCGAACGGTCGGGTTCGATATACTCGCGGGTTCATGAAGGCCAAGAAGGTATTGCAATGGGTTCAGCCAGAAAGAACAGAGCGGAGCTGACGCAGGAGTCACCGGAAGCGTTCATCAATCGAGAAGTGAGCTGGCTCCGGTTTGCGGGTCGGGTTCTCGATCTTGCGGAGGACTCCGAGGTGCCACAGCTTGAACGGGTGAAGTTCGTGGGTATCCTCGGCATGCTGCACGACGAGTTTTTCATGAAGCGCGTTGCGGGTCTCAAGCGACAGATCCAGAACGGTGTCGAAAAGCTCTCTCTGGATGGTCAGACGCCGCGCGAGGAGATGGAAGCGTGCCGCAAAGAAGTCGTAGACCAGAACAAACGCCTGGAGAGAGTGTTGGCGGAAGATCTGCGACCGGCTTTGCACAATGCTGGTATCGGCATCCGGTCGTGGGAGGATCTCGACGATCACCATAGGGCGGATCTGACGAACTACTTCAAGCGTTCGGTGTTGCCGATCCTGACACCGTTGGCGGTCGACGCGGAGCACCCGTTCCCGTTCATCAGCAACTCGGGCATCAACCTCGCCATCACGGTGCGGGCCAGGAAGCAGGAGCACTTCGTTCGCCTCAAGGTACCTTCGAATCGCAACCGATGGGTTCCGCTCAGCGACGGATCGGGCTTCGTACCACTCGAACAGGTGGTGG includes:
- a CDS encoding symmetrical bis(5'-nucleosyl)-tetraphosphatase yields the protein MATWAIGDVHGCWLTLQKLLESIQWKPNVDSLWLVGDLVNRGPSSLEVLRWARENSERLVVVLGNHDLHLLARSLGAAKKREEDTLDEILEASDRDQLLNWLRTRPLLHRFGPYVMVHAGLAPDWNISLATGLAEKLSKKISGPQGDEMIKILYAKRKTAWDVDLRGDDQLAAAAAHFTRMRMVDADGRARLDYAGPPGVAPEGWRPWFARSAARSQGYRLLFGHWAQFGFYRARDAVCLDSGCVYGGRLTALCLNDGSVVQEDSIDTAVKPGPEVTD
- a CDS encoding histidine phosphatase family protein, producing the protein MKTLLVMRHAKSDWGATFSSDRERPLSRRGINAARRVGRFLSDAGTTPDLVLSSTAVRALTTAELAADAGDWDCEILTSENLYASDPETVLGEVHGVDNGVERLLIAGHEPTWSTLVTWLIGGGRVRMPTAAVACLDLPHGEWTDLAPATCVLRWFVIPRALN
- a CDS encoding Ppx/GppA family phosphatase; this encodes MVNAKKNSTPNSTTGGAAFPLQVACIDMGSNAIRFLAVEFSDENEYTTLAAERRPVRLGHSVFLSGVLDSKAMDDAVETVADFERQMRDLGTAEYRAVATSAVREAKNRDAFIRRVKKEAGIRLEAISGSEEARLVHLAVSKRIPLGSRKWLLVDLGGGSVEVSLVDEHGAYWSESHTMGSVRLLEELTEAGTDPGRFRRLLAEYVSVLRVPALPDDQQVSGYIATGGNIETLAKLGGLPDEEGVIRLPVETLKTLIEQLARLSYHQRVEELGLRDDRADVILPAAMVYERLAELCRASEIIVPNVGIKEGVVYDLASQLTQKRDHEDRQEREILSSAAALGRKYLFDETHARHVTSLAASLFDQLKPLHALDDADRKILLAAAMLSNIGQFVGYKGHHKHSLYLISNSELPNFSQNEMSMVANVARYHRKAHPRPHHHDFVSLSEEDQDRVTKLASILRIADSLDREHTQRVKGVTVKMTDDDVALWLDGTAGVLLEGWSLKKKANLFSEVFDRSVGLRFLGEEQPIEAEEVV
- a CDS encoding DNA-3-methyladenine glycosylase I, translated to MTERHRCGWCGDDALYVAYHDDEWGVPIYDDRKLFEFLILEGAQAGLSWSTILRKREGYRRAFADFDSSKVARYGEKEIAGLLNDPEIVRNRLKVRSAVTNAQAFLDVQHEWGSFSKYIWSFVDGRAIQNAWRSMSEIPATTPLAEKISKDLKARRFRFVGPTIVYAHMQATGMVNDHLVDCFRYPEVMALGKSP
- a CDS encoding alpha/beta hydrolase; its protein translation is MGATINPVSVPGVRYSEHRLQVESGVRLLLYEWQPKVDTRAEPVFFVAGWISLVTGWVPLLNDLVRSRPVYYLETREKESAEISPQLMQAESFSIPRLADDLIEVSAQLGLDNNRTVLFGSSMGSNAILEALKGERLVAKAAFLIGPNVEFHFPWWGRPLVHLPPWVYNAAKPFVLWYLRTFRVNTQEDPEQMARYVRTIRAADPRRIMASAQAVINYDAMPGLETIVAPVAVAYAPSDTLHGEEEVQRIVDAMPNGVAVRCPSNTYMHTAEVVADLERFLSGLDSDTESP
- a CDS encoding M1 family metallopeptidase, translated to MTRKGFPRWLKILSLVTAILLVAILALLIGTGWYVKHQMLDSGGKLLPSMAAYDVRHYDLAVRVEPNERRISGVNTISVVVLEPIGTFEINLDGRLKVSDVSSDGTSCDYHHDNGLISVELPRPWAAGDRRSVTIRYSGEPKVALRPPWIDGFVWSETPSGAPWIGVTGQGDGGDNWWPCKDHPSDEPDEGMDIALTVPADLVGLSNGRLIEKVQNDDGTITTKWRVSYPINNYLVTVNIAPYVRIEERYHGIDGTLDEPLVFWALPEYEQYARNMWKQMPRILEVLGRRFGEYPFFNDKFAVAHAPYYGMEHQTLVAYGALFTDNDFGFDDLLLHEVAHEWWGNKITVSDWADFWIQEGFATYAEAIFVLDTLGEKRYLDYMARIRQRIENDQPIVRGKDLTSSEAYTGDIYFKGAWVLHTMRWLLGDEDFFEIIWRFANDPEYAYGLVTTGDLVDLTAEVSGRDMDWFWQRYVYRAEEPRWWLQRKPEGDRERITISWDDSSFEMPLPVRVADDILRLEMPGGRGSFLVESGSQVEVDPLGQVLATTRD
- a CDS encoding oligopeptide transporter, OPT family, coding for MEHEQPTTIKGLPENARRPLEPGEVYVPLVPDETGVPEVTSRSVLMGLFFCALFSMAAAYLALRVGQGIEAAIPIAILAIGLSPLFARRSTILENVIVQSIGANSSHVVAGAVFTIPALYMLAAEPGSGVAEPTVLQVIIVSFLGGCLGILFLIPLRYHFMVELHGQLPWPEGTATTEILISGESAGGQAKILALAAALGAIYDGLATTFHAWAEMLSFRAVGLGQFLDRQFMTLRILNNAAIIGIGYIVGIRYAAIICAGSFLSYFVLVPLVHAIGAHAPGILPPGNIPISEMSIDEVFRFYVRIVGVGGIAGAGILGILSSLPSMVRSIGANIVGMSHQDQREITEVPRVDRSLPGSFTIVGLVVFALAAFLFFSFGIGIGGSFVYAAVATALVMLIAFLFAPVAARAIAIVGTNPVSGMTMLTLIVTGFVMLKMGLSGGNGMFVTMMVGGVVCTALAASGALASDLKVGHWIGATPARQLALKFVGTAVAAIFCGIMMWVMAQADPGQGFGTASIPAPQASAMKEILVGIFGAQTAPLQWYLFALGVLLALILRMAGIPPLAFALGMYLPMELNTPVLLGGILSWMVARKRPGDSDEDVKARTDRGVLVASGLIAGGAIMGAFDAIASAIIKQVTGSTAAKEAVYLLSDQAFEGLPGEIIGTIALVALCVFVVVFSRRARPT
- a CDS encoding CHAD domain-containing protein, which translates into the protein MKKTYALSSEDRADVAASKILAALLEALRANVDGVIEGADIEYLHDLRVANRRTRTFLSQIKGVIPKPVVGEFAPHFKRLGALTGPCRDLDVAAFDLDRYRQQLEIDRLDLAPVQQFLENRRGTEQLLVASELRSATFREFLENWARFLQSVPGVGEEQPHVASLRVTDVAGPRILRAAKRIRKRGSGASADSPAALLHRLRIDGKKLRYLLEFFSDLYPPTTVAGFINDLKQFQDILGEFNDTRVQLALIEEAMSQSAHPSVSAQKTLAAVDRLKSTMTHRQRQLRVDFGARFECFTSDESRKRYKKTFRNH
- a CDS encoding histone H1-like repetitive region-containing protein; this translates as MAQAKKKAAPKKPAAKKPAAKKTTAAKKPAAKKAVAKKKTAAKKPAAKKAAPKKKTAAKKPAAKKAAPKKKTAAKKPAAKKAAPKKKTAAKKPAAKKAAPKKKTAAKKPAAKKAAPKKKTAAKKPAAKKAAPKKKTAAKKPAAKKAAPKKKTAAKKPAAKKKAAPKKK